In Microbacterium cremeum, a genomic segment contains:
- a CDS encoding sensor histidine kinase — translation MLLAVGLFAAGVGTAAFLRTSLVDGVDAQVDALARTDAASPLLELSVSDGRLVVDRAENAPSTDYFVAVYEPEDGKLLATAGGRGGPAPAFPGAYPLDVAVPDELRLVTLKAADGDTEFRATVTVQELSNTGVFYSQMVAVPLTTVNRTIANYIGIYSILAIVIVVAGAVLTRWLVTLTFRSLGAVESTADAISAGDFSQRMTDIEPTTTEVGRLKTAINAMLDHVDAAISERDATVRQMRRFIGDASHELRTPLVTVRGYAELYRMGAVHGDEDVAQSMDRIEKEAIRMGLLVEDLLALARLDERRDVVIGPVDLRPVARDAAMDVRATAPLRPVTVIDTTVYEPSAEASQPDATPEREEPKRRSPNTSAIARAGATLSLLRRRPKPVPAIEANGTAPHTLPSVLPTPDGRPRAATLQPVVVGDENRVRQIVANLLGNARRFTAEDSPIELRIGLDAAARMGWIEIVDHGEGVPDQIKDKIFQRFWRADTSRTRETGGSGLGLSIVASIVEALHGTVEVVDTPGGGATFRVALPLADARDAAEHLDIPTQPLPRLADAAE, via the coding sequence GTGCTCCTGGCGGTCGGCCTGTTCGCCGCCGGCGTCGGCACCGCGGCCTTCCTCCGCACCTCGCTCGTCGACGGCGTCGACGCCCAGGTGGACGCGCTAGCGCGGACGGATGCCGCGAGCCCGCTGCTCGAGCTCAGCGTCTCGGACGGCCGGCTGGTGGTCGATCGGGCCGAGAACGCGCCGTCCACGGACTACTTCGTCGCCGTGTACGAGCCCGAGGACGGCAAACTCCTCGCGACAGCGGGCGGCCGCGGAGGGCCCGCACCGGCGTTCCCCGGCGCCTACCCGCTCGACGTCGCGGTGCCCGACGAGCTCCGGCTCGTCACCCTCAAGGCGGCGGACGGCGACACCGAGTTCCGCGCGACGGTGACCGTGCAGGAGCTGTCGAACACCGGGGTCTTCTACTCGCAGATGGTCGCGGTGCCGCTGACGACGGTCAACCGCACGATCGCGAACTACATCGGCATCTACAGCATCCTCGCGATCGTCATCGTGGTCGCCGGGGCCGTGCTCACGCGATGGCTCGTGACGCTCACGTTCCGCAGTCTCGGCGCGGTGGAGTCGACCGCCGACGCGATCTCTGCGGGCGACTTCAGCCAGCGCATGACCGACATCGAGCCCACGACGACCGAGGTCGGGCGTCTCAAGACCGCCATCAACGCCATGCTCGACCACGTCGACGCCGCGATCTCGGAGCGCGACGCGACGGTGCGGCAGATGCGCCGCTTCATCGGCGACGCGAGCCACGAGCTGCGCACGCCGCTGGTCACCGTGCGCGGCTACGCGGAGCTCTACCGCATGGGGGCCGTGCACGGCGACGAGGACGTCGCGCAGTCGATGGACCGCATCGAGAAGGAGGCCATCCGCATGGGCCTCCTCGTCGAGGACCTGCTCGCCCTCGCACGCCTCGACGAGCGGCGCGACGTCGTCATCGGCCCCGTCGACCTGCGGCCGGTGGCGCGGGATGCCGCGATGGATGTGCGCGCGACGGCCCCGCTGCGCCCGGTCACCGTCATCGACACCACCGTCTACGAGCCCTCGGCCGAGGCTTCGCAGCCGGACGCGACCCCCGAGCGCGAGGAGCCGAAGCGCCGATCGCCGAACACGTCGGCGATCGCCCGGGCCGGGGCGACGCTGTCGCTGCTGCGGCGGCGACCCAAGCCGGTGCCCGCGATCGAGGCGAACGGCACCGCGCCGCATACGCTGCCCTCGGTGCTGCCCACGCCCGACGGCCGCCCCCGCGCGGCGACGCTGCAGCCCGTGGTGGTCGGCGACGAGAACCGCGTACGGCAGATCGTGGCCAACCTCCTCGGCAACGCGCGCCGGTTCACCGCCGAAGACTCACCCATCGAGCTGCGCATCGGCCTGGACGCCGCGGCGCGCATGGGCTGGATCGAGATCGTCGACCACGGCGAGGGCGTCCCCGACCAGATCAAGGACAAGATCTTCCAGCGCTTCTGGCGCGCCGACACGTCGCGCACTCGCGAGACCGGAGGCTCGGGCCTGGGGCTGTCGATCGTGGCATCGATCGTCGAGGCGCTCCACGGCACCGTCGAGGTCGTCGACACGCCGGGGGGCGGGGCCACCTTCCGCGTCGCCCTCCCGCTCGCCGACGCGCGCGACGCCGCCGAGCACCTCGACATCCCGACGCAGCCGCTGCCGCGCCTCGCCGACGCCGCGGAGTGA
- a CDS encoding dihydrofolate reductase family protein has product MPTREELFAAYALPDRERIRVRMNFVESADGAVTLGGRSGALGGATDRTLMQVLRAMADVVVVGAGTVRAEGYGGVGAADADLGWRREHGLADQPALAIVSGALRLEAADDVFAKAVRRPVVVTTDASARVRGALLAPVADVVPCGEAGPARPEAPLDAPAASGGGVGTVDLPAMLEQFASRGWTQVLCEGGPHLFGALLEAGVVDEVCVTIAPRFVGGEAGRIVQGAREADRRFALAGVVTDDEGFAFLRYAAV; this is encoded by the coding sequence ATGCCCACGCGCGAGGAGCTGTTCGCGGCCTACGCCCTGCCCGATCGGGAGCGCATCCGCGTGCGCATGAACTTCGTCGAGAGCGCCGACGGGGCAGTGACCCTCGGCGGGCGCAGCGGTGCGCTCGGCGGCGCGACCGACCGCACGCTCATGCAGGTGCTGCGCGCGATGGCCGACGTGGTGGTCGTGGGCGCCGGCACGGTGCGCGCCGAAGGGTACGGCGGGGTGGGTGCCGCCGACGCCGACCTCGGGTGGCGCCGCGAGCACGGGCTCGCCGACCAGCCCGCGCTCGCGATCGTGAGCGGGGCACTGCGGCTGGAGGCCGCCGACGACGTTTTCGCCAAGGCCGTCAGACGGCCGGTGGTCGTGACGACGGATGCCTCAGCCCGCGTCCGCGGCGCGCTGCTGGCACCCGTGGCCGACGTCGTGCCGTGCGGCGAGGCTGGGCCCGCGCGCCCGGAGGCTCCGCTCGACGCGCCAGCGGCGAGTGGAGGGGGCGTGGGAACCGTCGACCTTCCGGCGATGCTCGAGCAGTTCGCGAGCCGCGGTTGGACCCAGGTGCTGTGCGAGGGCGGGCCGCACCTGTTCGGCGCGCTGCTGGAGGCGGGCGTCGTCGACGAGGTGTGCGTGACCATCGCGCCGCGGTTCGTCGGAGGGGAGGCCGGCCGGATCGTCCAGGGCGCGCGAGAGGCGGACCGGCGCTTCGCGCTCGCCGGTGTCGTGACCGACGACGAGGGCTTCGCATTCCTCCGCTACGCCGCGGTCTGA
- a CDS encoding NAD(P)/FAD-dependent oxidoreductase, giving the protein MTHLLIIGGGMAGGTAAEALRDEGFDGDITVVAAEPHPPYQRPPLSKGYLGGEEGLDAVHLHPVRWYAEHGIRLVTGIAATALDPAAHAVELADGETLRYDAVLLATGAQPRTLPLPGSELPGVLTLRRVDDSDELAGALREGGQRLVVIGAGWIGMEAGATARGLGNDVAILERDPVPLGAALGAEMGEVFRALHLEHGVDLRTSVGVERIVGDGRARGVVVDGETVEADLVLIGVGAVPDTALAEAAGLDVLDGILTDAALRTSAPDVYAAGDAANPYHPVVQRHLRSEHWANALNAGKVAARSMLGLPASHSDIPYFYTDQYDLGMELSGYASLMTDAEVLVRGDREAREFIAFWVDDGRVVAGMNVNVWDVNEAVQGLIRSGERIDPARLRDPEVPLESLLS; this is encoded by the coding sequence ATGACGCACCTGCTGATCATCGGCGGAGGGATGGCCGGCGGCACCGCCGCCGAAGCGTTGCGCGACGAGGGGTTCGACGGCGACATCACCGTCGTCGCGGCCGAGCCGCATCCGCCGTACCAGCGGCCGCCGCTGTCGAAGGGCTATCTCGGCGGGGAGGAGGGGCTGGATGCCGTGCACCTGCATCCCGTCCGGTGGTACGCCGAGCACGGCATCCGTCTGGTCACCGGCATCGCCGCGACCGCGCTCGATCCCGCCGCGCACGCGGTGGAGCTCGCGGACGGCGAGACGCTGCGCTACGACGCGGTGCTGCTCGCGACCGGCGCGCAGCCCCGTACGCTGCCGCTGCCCGGAAGCGAGCTGCCGGGAGTCCTGACGCTGCGGCGCGTCGACGACTCCGACGAGCTCGCCGGGGCGCTGCGCGAAGGCGGACAGCGCCTGGTCGTGATCGGCGCGGGCTGGATCGGCATGGAGGCGGGGGCGACCGCACGGGGCCTCGGCAACGACGTCGCGATCCTCGAGCGTGACCCGGTGCCTCTCGGCGCGGCGCTCGGCGCCGAGATGGGCGAGGTGTTCCGCGCGCTGCATCTCGAGCACGGCGTCGACCTGCGCACCTCCGTCGGAGTCGAGCGCATCGTGGGCGACGGCCGCGCGCGGGGCGTCGTGGTCGACGGAGAGACCGTCGAGGCCGACCTCGTGCTGATCGGCGTCGGCGCGGTGCCCGACACGGCGCTGGCCGAGGCCGCCGGGCTCGACGTCCTCGACGGGATTCTCACCGATGCCGCGCTGCGCACGAGCGCGCCCGACGTCTACGCGGCCGGCGACGCGGCCAACCCGTACCACCCCGTCGTGCAGAGACATCTGCGCAGCGAGCACTGGGCGAACGCCCTGAACGCCGGCAAGGTGGCCGCCCGCTCGATGCTCGGGTTGCCGGCCTCGCACTCGGACATCCCGTACTTCTACACCGACCAATACGATCTGGGCATGGAGCTGTCGGGATACGCCTCGTTGATGACGGATGCCGAGGTGCTCGTCCGCGGCGATCGCGAGGCCCGCGAGTTCATCGCCTTCTGGGTGGACGACGGGCGGGTCGTCGCGGGCATGAACGTCAACGTGTGGGACGTGAACGAGGCCGTGCAGGGCCTCATCCGATCGGGCGAGCGCATCGATCCCGCGCGGCTCCGCGACCCGGAGGTGCCCCTGGAGAGCCTGCTGTCGTGA
- the groL gene encoding chaperonin GroEL (60 kDa chaperone family; promotes refolding of misfolded polypeptides especially under stressful conditions; forms two stacked rings of heptamers to form a barrel-shaped 14mer; ends can be capped by GroES; misfolded proteins enter the barrel where they are refolded when GroES binds), protein MAKIIAFDEEARRGLERGLNTLADAVKVTLGPRGRNVVLEKKWGAPTITNDGVSIAKEIELDDPYEKIGAELVKEVAKKTDDVAGDGTTTATVLAQALVREGLRNVAAGADPISLKKGIEKAVAAITAELLSSAKEVESKEQIAATASISAADPEIGALIAEAIDKVGKEGVVTVEESQTFGTELELTEGMRFDKGYINPYFVTDPERQEAVFEDPYILIANQKISNIKDLLPVVDKVIQDGKELVIIAEDVEGEALATLVLNKIRGIFKSVAVKAPGFGDRRKAQLQDIAILTGGQVITEEVGLKLENATLDLLGRARKVIVTKDETTIVEGAGDAAAIEGRVTQIRREIDNTDSDYDREKLQERLAKLAGGVAVIKAGAATEVELKERKHRIEDAVRNAKAAVEEGIVPGGGVALIQSGRVALDGLQLTGDEATGANIVRVAIEAPLKQIALNAGLEPGVVANKVAELPAGHGLNAATGEYGDLFAQGIIDPAKVTRSALQNAASIAGLFLTTEAVVADKPEKAAAPAGDPTGGMDF, encoded by the coding sequence ATGGCAAAGATCATCGCTTTCGACGAGGAGGCCCGCCGTGGTCTCGAGCGTGGCCTGAACACTCTCGCCGACGCCGTCAAGGTGACGCTCGGCCCGCGCGGTCGCAACGTCGTGCTCGAGAAGAAGTGGGGCGCCCCCACGATCACGAACGACGGCGTCTCGATCGCCAAGGAGATCGAGCTGGACGACCCGTACGAGAAGATCGGCGCGGAGCTCGTCAAGGAGGTCGCCAAGAAGACCGACGACGTCGCTGGTGACGGCACCACGACCGCGACCGTGCTCGCCCAGGCGCTCGTGCGCGAGGGCCTGCGCAACGTCGCTGCCGGCGCCGACCCGATCTCGCTCAAGAAGGGCATCGAGAAGGCCGTCGCCGCCATCACCGCCGAGCTTCTCTCCAGCGCCAAGGAGGTCGAGTCCAAGGAGCAGATCGCTGCCACCGCCTCGATCTCTGCCGCTGACCCCGAGATCGGTGCGCTGATCGCCGAGGCCATCGACAAGGTGGGCAAGGAGGGCGTCGTCACCGTCGAGGAGTCGCAGACGTTCGGCACCGAGCTCGAGCTCACCGAGGGCATGCGCTTCGACAAGGGTTACATCAACCCGTACTTCGTCACGGACCCGGAGCGCCAGGAGGCCGTCTTCGAGGACCCGTACATCCTCATCGCGAACCAGAAGATCTCGAACATCAAGGACCTTCTGCCCGTCGTCGACAAGGTGATCCAGGACGGCAAGGAGCTCGTCATCATCGCCGAGGACGTCGAGGGTGAGGCGCTGGCCACGCTGGTGCTCAACAAGATCCGCGGCATCTTCAAGTCGGTCGCCGTCAAGGCTCCCGGCTTCGGCGACCGCCGCAAGGCGCAGCTGCAGGACATCGCGATCCTCACGGGTGGCCAGGTCATCACCGAGGAGGTCGGTCTCAAGCTCGAGAACGCCACCCTCGACCTGCTCGGCCGTGCGCGCAAGGTCATCGTCACCAAGGACGAGACCACGATCGTCGAGGGCGCCGGCGACGCCGCCGCCATCGAGGGCCGCGTGACCCAGATCCGTCGCGAGATCGACAACACCGACAGCGACTACGACCGCGAGAAGCTGCAGGAGCGTCTGGCCAAGCTCGCCGGCGGCGTCGCCGTCATCAAGGCGGGTGCGGCGACCGAGGTCGAGCTCAAGGAGCGCAAGCACCGCATCGAGGACGCCGTTCGCAACGCGAAGGCGGCCGTCGAGGAGGGCATCGTCCCCGGTGGTGGCGTCGCGCTCATCCAGTCGGGTCGGGTTGCGCTGGACGGACTGCAGCTCACGGGCGACGAGGCGACCGGTGCGAACATCGTGCGCGTCGCGATCGAGGCTCCGCTCAAGCAGATCGCCCTCAACGCCGGTCTCGAGCCGGGTGTCGTCGCCAACAAGGTGGCGGAGCTCCCCGCGGGTCACGGCCTGAACGCCGCCACGGGCGAGTACGGCGACCTGTTCGCGCAGGGCATCATCGACCCGGCCAAGGTGACCCGTTCGGCGCTGCAGAACGCCGCGTCGATCGCGGGCCTGTTCCTCACGACCGAGGCCGTCGTCGCCGACAAGCCCGAGAAGGCCGCGGCTCCGGCCGGCGACCCGACGGGTGGCATGGATTTCTGA
- a CDS encoding TetR/AcrR family transcriptional regulator, with product MTTTRERALDAAVELVGTQGLRALTHSRVDAHAGLPRGSTSNWFRTRAALLAGVSQWIAEQETRDLGGVFSQRFDDIEEFIDVFSAGIELLTGPYAVRTRARYALFLEAASDPELFAPLRAQREGLEAWSRQLLVTLGAAHPDAALHAFMAFGDGIVLHRLSVDPGTSVRDSVAVAVRGCLAA from the coding sequence GTGACGACCACCCGCGAACGCGCCCTCGACGCGGCGGTCGAGCTCGTGGGCACTCAGGGCCTCCGTGCGCTCACGCACAGCCGCGTGGACGCACACGCCGGGCTTCCCCGCGGCTCGACCTCGAACTGGTTCCGCACCCGCGCCGCGCTGCTGGCGGGCGTGAGTCAGTGGATCGCCGAGCAGGAGACGCGCGATCTCGGCGGCGTCTTCTCGCAGCGGTTCGACGACATCGAAGAGTTCATCGACGTCTTCAGCGCCGGCATCGAGCTGCTCACCGGCCCCTACGCGGTGCGGACCCGCGCACGGTACGCGCTGTTCCTCGAAGCGGCGTCCGACCCCGAGCTGTTCGCGCCGCTGCGCGCGCAGCGCGAAGGCCTGGAGGCGTGGTCGCGGCAACTCCTCGTGACGCTGGGAGCCGCGCATCCCGACGCTGCCCTGCACGCCTTCATGGCCTTCGGCGACGGCATCGTCCTGCACCGGCTGAGCGTCGACCCGGGCACGTCCGTCCGCGACAGCGTGGCCGTGGCCGTGCGCGGCTGCCTCGCGGCGTAG
- a CDS encoding WXG100 family type VII secretion target: protein MAVFSVDSDAVLASTAAVRGTIDRLQAESNAMLAQLTQLQSSWTGSASIAFHGVVDQWRATQRQVEESLTGINAALSAAGRQYADTELATTSLFR, encoded by the coding sequence ATGGCCGTCTTCTCCGTCGACAGCGACGCCGTCCTCGCCTCCACCGCCGCGGTGCGCGGCACGATCGACCGGCTCCAGGCCGAGTCCAATGCGATGCTCGCGCAGCTGACGCAGCTGCAGTCGTCGTGGACCGGATCGGCCTCGATCGCCTTCCACGGCGTCGTCGACCAGTGGCGCGCCACCCAGCGACAGGTCGAGGAGTCCCTGACGGGCATCAACGCCGCGCTGTCGGCGGCGGGCCGTCAGTACGCCGACACCGAGCTCGCCACGACCAGCCTGTTCCGCTGA
- a CDS encoding response regulator transcription factor — translation MTAPRILVVDDEPNIRDLLITSLRFAGFQVRAVSNGAQTISAVLEEEPDLIILDVMLPDMNGFSVTKRLRGAGYTAPILFLTAKDETEDKIAGLNAGGDDYVTKPFSLDEIVARIQAILRRTMQADEESVIRAGELTMDQDTHDVQVGDVSIDLSPTEFKLLRYLMLNPNRVLSKAQILDHVWEYDFNGDAGIVESYISYLRRKIDPHSTEPLIQTKRGFGYMLKAGKTA, via the coding sequence ATGACCGCACCGCGCATCCTCGTCGTGGACGACGAACCGAACATCCGCGACCTGCTGATCACGAGCCTGCGATTCGCCGGATTCCAGGTCAGGGCCGTCTCCAACGGCGCACAGACGATCTCGGCCGTCCTCGAAGAGGAACCCGACCTCATCATCCTCGACGTCATGCTGCCCGACATGAACGGGTTCAGCGTCACCAAGCGCCTTCGCGGCGCCGGCTACACCGCGCCGATCCTGTTCCTCACCGCCAAGGACGAGACCGAGGACAAGATCGCCGGCCTCAACGCCGGCGGCGACGACTACGTCACCAAGCCCTTCAGCCTCGACGAGATCGTCGCCCGCATCCAGGCGATCCTGCGCCGCACCATGCAGGCCGACGAGGAGTCGGTCATCCGCGCCGGCGAGCTCACCATGGACCAGGACACCCATGACGTGCAGGTCGGCGACGTCTCGATCGACCTCAGCCCGACCGAGTTCAAGCTGCTGCGCTACCTCATGCTCAACCCCAACCGCGTGCTGTCGAAGGCGCAGATCCTCGACCACGTGTGGGAGTACGACTTCAACGGCGACGCCGGCATCGTCGAGAGCTACATCTCGTACCTGCGGCGCAAGATCGACCCGCACTCGACCGAGCCGCTCATCCAGACCAAGCGGGGCTTCGGCTACATGCTGAAGGCCGGCAAGACCGCCTAG